One genomic window of Thermoflexus hugenholtzii JAD2 includes the following:
- a CDS encoding CCA tRNA nucleotidyltransferase, with the protein MEVAARVLLEALKRLLEDGPYEARLVGGAVRDRLMGREPNDFDAVVVGPALSLARALADAVGGAFYILDARREFGRVVWRSPQGRRFYVDLARREGDSWEEDLRRRDFTINAMMVEIEAFLRPEGFVPFDPLGGLEDLRTGWLRPCAPDAFRRDPVRTLRAVRFEAELGLRLAPEAEAALVEAVPWLFLTAAERIRDELVKILLIPPAVRSLRRMEALGLLERILPEVASLRGLTQSPPHVWDAYAHTLRAVAAMERLLGSWAESPELQDLPPRWAEVEAAMAPWRERLQSRWEEEVAVGRPRRALLLLSALFHDVGKAGTRTVEPDGRIRFIGHEAIGARWAADRLEALRFSGDEIEEVETLVRHHMRPHGMARRLTPRGIYRFFREVGERGMDLALLALADTLAVWGPTLTEDIWGPRLRVAQALWQAFFEAPERFVRVVPLIRGEDLLAMGVPEGPQIGRLLEAIREAQAAGEITTREEALALARRLIDEVGESEARG; encoded by the coding sequence ATGGAAGTGGCGGCGCGCGTCTTGCTGGAGGCCCTGAAGCGTCTCCTGGAGGATGGCCCCTATGAGGCCCGGCTGGTGGGCGGGGCCGTGCGGGATCGACTAATGGGCCGGGAGCCCAACGACTTCGACGCGGTGGTGGTCGGCCCGGCGCTGTCCCTCGCCCGCGCCCTGGCGGACGCCGTGGGCGGGGCCTTCTACATCCTGGACGCCCGCCGAGAGTTCGGGCGCGTGGTCTGGCGGAGCCCGCAGGGCCGCCGGTTCTACGTGGATCTGGCCCGGCGGGAGGGGGATTCGTGGGAGGAGGACCTTCGGCGCCGGGATTTCACGATCAACGCCATGATGGTCGAGATCGAGGCCTTCCTGCGCCCGGAGGGATTCGTTCCCTTCGATCCGCTGGGCGGGCTGGAGGATCTGCGGACGGGGTGGCTGCGCCCCTGCGCCCCCGACGCCTTCCGACGCGACCCGGTGCGGACGCTGCGGGCGGTCCGCTTCGAAGCGGAGCTCGGGCTCCGGCTGGCGCCGGAGGCGGAAGCGGCCCTCGTGGAAGCCGTCCCCTGGCTTTTCCTCACCGCCGCGGAACGGATCCGCGATGAGCTGGTCAAGATCCTCCTCATCCCCCCGGCCGTCCGGAGCCTTCGCCGGATGGAAGCTCTGGGGCTCCTGGAGCGGATCCTGCCCGAGGTGGCGAGCCTGCGGGGCCTGACGCAGAGCCCTCCCCATGTGTGGGACGCCTATGCGCACACCCTGCGGGCCGTGGCGGCGATGGAACGGTTGCTGGGGTCGTGGGCGGAGTCTCCCGAGCTGCAGGATCTGCCGCCCCGATGGGCGGAGGTGGAGGCCGCGATGGCGCCCTGGCGGGAGCGCCTGCAGTCCCGCTGGGAGGAGGAAGTGGCCGTCGGGCGCCCCCGACGGGCGCTGTTGCTGCTTTCCGCCCTGTTCCACGACGTCGGGAAGGCTGGAACCCGCACCGTCGAGCCGGACGGACGGATCCGCTTCATCGGCCACGAGGCCATCGGGGCGAGGTGGGCGGCCGATCGGCTGGAGGCGCTCCGCTTCAGCGGCGATGAGATCGAGGAGGTGGAGACCCTGGTTCGTCATCACATGCGGCCCCACGGGATGGCGCGAAGGCTCACCCCACGGGGGATCTACCGGTTCTTCCGGGAGGTGGGGGAGCGGGGGATGGACCTGGCGCTGCTGGCCCTGGCGGACACCCTGGCCGTGTGGGGGCCCACGCTGACGGAGGACATCTGGGGGCCTCGGCTCCGCGTGGCCCAGGCCCTCTGGCAGGCCTTCTTTGAGGCCCCGGAGCGGTTCGTCCGCGTGGTTCCCCTGATCCGGGGGGAGGATCTCCTGGCCATGGGGGTGCCGGAGGGACCCCAGATCGGCCGCCTTCTGGAGGCCATCCGGGAGGCCCAGGCGGCCGGCGAGATCACCACCCGGGAGGAAGCCCTGGCCCTCGCCCGCCGCCTGATCGACGAAGTTGGGGAATCGGAAGCACGTGGATAA
- a CDS encoding aspartate aminotransferase family protein, with translation MTTRAHLSPVWLRIFDLEVSHGEGVYLYGADGRRYLDFTSGIGVTNTGHCHPKVVAAIQEQAARLLHGQINIVIHRPALELVEELLTVVPAPLDTFFFANSGAEAVEAAVKLARYVTGRPNLIVFQGSFHGRTHMAMALTTSKTIYRAGYQPLPAGVFVAPYPYPYRYGWDEETTLRFCLRELDLLLKSQTAPEETAAILVEPILGEGGYVVPPLGFLAALRERCDHYGILLIADEVQTGFGRTGRFFAVEHEGIVPDILIMAKGIASGLPLSGIAARAELMARWKPGAHGGTFGANAVSCAAATATIRVMKEERLPENAAARGAELLEGLRRLAARFPAIGEVRGRGLMVGVEFTRDGQPDTGMAKAVQAACFRRGLLLLTCGTYDNVIRWIPPLVVTSEQIQEGLRIFEEALGEAMEAAT, from the coding sequence ATGACGACCCGCGCGCATCTTTCCCCCGTCTGGCTGCGCATCTTCGACCTGGAGGTCAGCCACGGCGAGGGCGTCTACCTCTACGGGGCGGACGGACGGCGCTATCTGGATTTCACCAGTGGGATCGGGGTGACCAACACCGGCCACTGCCATCCCAAAGTCGTGGCGGCGATCCAGGAGCAGGCGGCTCGTCTCCTCCACGGCCAGATCAACATCGTCATCCACCGCCCCGCCCTGGAGCTGGTGGAGGAGCTGCTCACCGTCGTCCCCGCCCCGCTGGACACGTTCTTCTTCGCCAACAGCGGGGCGGAGGCGGTGGAGGCGGCGGTCAAGCTGGCCCGCTACGTCACCGGCCGGCCCAACCTCATCGTCTTCCAGGGGAGCTTCCACGGGCGGACCCACATGGCCATGGCCCTCACGACCAGCAAGACGATCTACCGGGCTGGCTATCAGCCATTGCCCGCCGGGGTCTTCGTCGCACCTTACCCCTACCCTTATCGCTACGGATGGGATGAGGAGACCACCCTGCGTTTCTGTCTGCGGGAGCTGGACCTCCTCCTCAAATCCCAGACAGCCCCGGAGGAGACGGCGGCCATCTTGGTGGAGCCCATCCTGGGCGAGGGCGGCTATGTGGTGCCCCCCCTGGGTTTCCTGGCCGCCCTGCGGGAGCGGTGCGATCACTACGGCATCCTGCTGATCGCCGACGAGGTGCAGACGGGCTTCGGGCGGACCGGCCGCTTCTTCGCCGTCGAGCACGAAGGGATCGTGCCGGACATCCTGATCATGGCGAAGGGGATCGCCTCAGGGTTGCCCCTCTCGGGCATCGCCGCGCGCGCGGAACTCATGGCCCGCTGGAAGCCGGGAGCCCATGGGGGGACCTTCGGGGCTAACGCGGTCTCCTGCGCGGCGGCCACGGCCACCATCCGGGTGATGAAGGAGGAGCGGCTTCCCGAGAACGCGGCTGCCCGGGGCGCTGAGCTGCTGGAAGGCCTGCGCCGGCTCGCCGCCCGCTTCCCCGCCATCGGGGAGGTCCGCGGGCGCGGCCTGATGGTGGGCGTGGAGTTCACCCGGGACGGCCAGCCGGACACCGGGATGGCCAAGGCGGTTCAGGCCGCCTGCTTCCGCCGAGGCCTGCTCCTGCTTACCTGTGGCACTTACGACAACGTCATCCGCTGGATCCCACCCCTCGTCGTCACCTCGGAACAGATCCAGGAAGGGCTCCGCATCTTCGAGGAGGCGCTGGGAGAAGCCATGGAAGCGGCCACATAA
- a CDS encoding tRNA-binding protein: MTSITYEDFLRVDMRVGRVVRAEPHPRARKPSIRLWIDFGPELGVRTSSAALAARYRPEELVGRLVIAVVNFPPKNVAGFVSEVLVLGVPDEAGEVVLLRPDAEVPLGGRVF, from the coding sequence ATGACGTCGATCACCTATGAGGACTTCCTCCGAGTCGACATGCGGGTGGGGCGGGTGGTCCGCGCGGAGCCCCATCCCCGGGCCCGCAAGCCGTCCATCCGCCTCTGGATCGACTTTGGGCCCGAGCTGGGGGTGCGGACCAGCAGCGCGGCCCTGGCCGCCCGCTACCGGCCGGAGGAGCTGGTGGGGCGGCTGGTCATCGCCGTGGTCAACTTCCCGCCGAAGAACGTCGCCGGCTTCGTCTCCGAGGTCCTGGTCCTGGGTGTCCCCGACGAGGCCGGGGAGGTGGTCCTCCTGCGGCCCGATGCGGAGGTTCCTCTGGGCGGACGGGTGTTCTAA
- a CDS encoding Hsp20/alpha crystallin family protein, giving the protein MDEFERAFERFESQMERLLQDILTRQRWLLRHGNAWRPPTDVYETDEAVVVRVEIAGLRPEDVMVALHDRWLVISGYRHDPTPKVAYHQLEIHYGEFHVEIYLPWALDADAAQAVYRDGFLIVTLPKKPPLTITVRTPRRLPVTKTEANP; this is encoded by the coding sequence ATGGATGAATTTGAGCGGGCCTTTGAGCGCTTTGAGTCCCAGATGGAGCGACTCCTCCAGGACATCCTGACCCGTCAGCGCTGGCTGTTGCGCCACGGGAACGCCTGGCGTCCGCCCACGGATGTTTACGAAACCGATGAGGCGGTGGTGGTGCGGGTGGAGATCGCCGGGTTGCGGCCCGAGGATGTGATGGTGGCGCTGCATGATCGTTGGCTGGTGATCAGCGGCTACCGACACGATCCCACCCCCAAGGTCGCTTATCATCAGCTGGAAATCCATTATGGGGAGTTCCACGTGGAGATCTATCTGCCCTGGGCGCTGGACGCCGACGCGGCCCAGGCCGTGTATCGGGACGGTTTCCTCATCGTGACTCTGCCCAAGAAGCCGCCGCTGACCATCACGGTGCGGACGCCCCGGCGGCTTCCGGTGACGAAAACGGAGGCGAATCCGTGA
- the lon gene encoding endopeptidase La → MGVRPEPERGGEEPAVEIPEELPILPLRGVVVYPLTVVPLAIGQPRSIRLVDDVVLGKKLVGLVASKRPELEEPMPEDCYTVGTLALIQRLLRMPDGTMRILVLGLERIRILEYTATQPYLKARVERHPETMTPGPELEALRRKTAELFARMVELVPGLPDQLGSMAMAVEDPRQLAYAVATYLRMSLQEAQEILELDDVAAKLHKLIAILTREIEVLELGRKIQSEAQAQVEKMQREFFLRQQLEAIRRELGEADEHQMEIEEFRRKIEEAGMPPEARREALRELERMAKLPPASAEYGVIRTYLDWMVSLPWNKTTPDNLDVAHARKVLDEDHYGLQDVKERILEYLAVRKLKQERAAQLEELETRDYIRRAREGAILCFVGPPGVGKTSLGQSIARAMGRKFTRIALGGIRDEAEIRGFRRTYVGAMPGRIIQALRRVESRNPVFMLDEVDKIGADWRGDPASALLEVLDPEQNREFRDHYLDVPFDLSQVLFICTANQLDTIPAPLRDRMEIIFIPGYTETEKFHIAMGYLIPRQLRENGLLPGEITFTEAAVRRIIREYTREAGVRNLERAIGRVCRKVATRIAEGATEAAMVDAEDVPRYLGKPLFTEEEITHRVEVPGVAIGLAWTPTGGDVLFIEATRMPGSKGFVLTGSLGEVMRESAQAALSYVRAHAKDYGIPERFFDQSDIHIHVPAGAVPKDGPSAGITIVTALVSLLTDRPVRPDVGMTGEITLRGKVLPVGGIKEKALAAHRVGLRTVILPKRNEKDLEDVPEDVRQAMQFVLVETIDEALQVALQDRREGARAVSKDGARRSRAPAKARGGRASR, encoded by the coding sequence ATGGGGGTGAGGCCGGAGCCCGAGCGGGGCGGGGAGGAGCCCGCAGTGGAGATCCCTGAAGAGCTCCCCATCCTCCCCCTGCGGGGCGTGGTGGTCTATCCCCTGACGGTAGTCCCCCTGGCCATCGGGCAGCCCCGCTCCATCCGGCTGGTCGATGATGTGGTCCTGGGCAAGAAGCTGGTCGGGCTGGTGGCCAGCAAGCGGCCGGAGCTGGAGGAGCCGATGCCCGAGGACTGCTATACGGTCGGGACGCTGGCGCTCATCCAGCGCCTGCTCCGGATGCCCGACGGCACCATGCGCATCCTGGTGCTGGGGCTGGAGCGGATCCGCATCCTGGAATACACGGCCACCCAGCCTTATCTGAAGGCCCGGGTGGAGCGCCACCCCGAGACCATGACCCCCGGGCCGGAGCTGGAAGCCCTCCGGCGCAAGACCGCCGAGCTCTTCGCCCGCATGGTCGAGCTGGTCCCCGGCCTCCCGGATCAGCTGGGGTCGATGGCGATGGCGGTCGAGGATCCCCGGCAGCTGGCCTACGCGGTGGCTACGTATCTCCGGATGTCCCTCCAGGAGGCCCAGGAGATCCTGGAGCTGGACGACGTGGCCGCGAAGCTGCATAAGCTCATCGCCATCCTGACCCGCGAGATCGAGGTCCTGGAGCTGGGCCGCAAGATCCAGTCGGAGGCCCAGGCCCAGGTGGAGAAGATGCAGCGGGAGTTCTTCCTCCGCCAGCAGCTGGAGGCCATCCGCCGCGAGCTGGGCGAGGCCGACGAACACCAGATGGAGATCGAGGAGTTCCGGCGGAAGATCGAGGAGGCCGGGATGCCGCCGGAAGCCCGGCGGGAGGCCCTGCGGGAGCTGGAGCGTATGGCCAAGCTGCCCCCCGCCTCCGCCGAATACGGCGTGATCCGCACCTACCTGGACTGGATGGTCAGCCTCCCCTGGAACAAGACCACCCCCGACAACCTGGACGTGGCCCACGCCCGTAAGGTCCTGGATGAGGATCATTATGGCCTGCAGGACGTCAAGGAGCGCATCCTGGAGTATCTGGCGGTGCGCAAGCTGAAGCAGGAGCGGGCAGCGCAGCTGGAGGAGCTGGAGACCCGGGACTATATCCGTCGGGCTCGGGAGGGCGCCATCCTCTGTTTCGTGGGGCCACCAGGCGTGGGCAAGACCTCCTTGGGCCAATCCATCGCCCGGGCGATGGGGCGCAAGTTCACCCGCATCGCCCTGGGCGGCATCCGCGACGAGGCGGAGATCCGCGGCTTCCGCCGGACCTACGTCGGGGCCATGCCCGGGCGCATCATCCAGGCGTTGCGTCGGGTGGAATCCCGCAACCCCGTCTTCATGCTGGACGAGGTGGACAAGATCGGGGCGGACTGGCGGGGCGACCCGGCCTCAGCCCTCCTGGAGGTGCTGGACCCCGAGCAGAACCGGGAGTTCCGGGATCATTACCTCGATGTGCCCTTCGATCTCTCCCAGGTGCTCTTCATCTGCACCGCCAACCAGCTGGACACGATCCCTGCGCCGCTGCGGGATCGGATGGAGATCATCTTCATCCCCGGCTACACAGAGACGGAGAAGTTCCACATCGCTATGGGCTATCTCATCCCGCGGCAGTTGCGGGAGAACGGCCTCCTGCCCGGGGAGATCACCTTCACCGAGGCGGCGGTGCGCCGGATCATCCGGGAATACACCCGCGAGGCGGGGGTCCGGAACCTGGAGCGGGCCATCGGGCGGGTGTGCCGCAAGGTGGCCACCCGCATCGCCGAGGGGGCCACGGAGGCGGCCATGGTGGACGCCGAGGACGTCCCCCGCTATCTGGGCAAGCCGCTGTTCACGGAGGAGGAGATCACGCATCGGGTGGAGGTCCCCGGGGTGGCCATCGGGCTGGCCTGGACGCCGACGGGGGGCGATGTGCTGTTCATCGAGGCCACCCGGATGCCGGGGAGCAAGGGGTTCGTCCTCACGGGCTCCCTGGGGGAAGTGATGCGGGAGTCCGCTCAGGCGGCCTTAAGCTACGTGCGGGCCCACGCGAAGGACTACGGGATCCCGGAGCGCTTCTTCGATCAGAGCGACATCCACATCCACGTGCCGGCGGGGGCGGTGCCCAAGGATGGTCCCTCAGCGGGCATCACCATCGTCACGGCTCTGGTCTCCCTGCTCACCGACCGGCCGGTCCGGCCGGACGTGGGGATGACGGGGGAGATCACCCTGCGGGGGAAGGTGTTGCCCGTGGGGGGCATCAAGGAGAAGGCCCTGGCGGCCCACCGGGTGGGCCTGCGCACGGTGATCCTTCCCAAGCGGAATGAAAAGGATCTGGAGGATGTGCCCGAGGACGTCCGCCAGGCGATGCAGTTCGTGCTGGTGGAGACCATCGATGAGGCCCTGCAGGTAGCGTTGCAGGATCGCCGGGAGGGTGCTCGGGCGGTCTCCAAAGACGGAGCGCGGCGCTCCCGCGCGCCGGCGAAGGCCCGGGGCGGCCGGGCCTCACGCTGA
- a CDS encoding response regulator transcription factor → MTTVLIVEDDPQMARMLGALLEFEGYRAVLCPATERVLDCIRETRPDVVVMDFHLGRVRAPGLLQALRADPDLRSARVIIVSGDDQEVAARAAGADRFLLKPFAMEELLEAIRELIHSESGRP, encoded by the coding sequence ATGACGACCGTGCTGATCGTTGAGGATGATCCGCAGATGGCCCGTATGCTGGGTGCGCTGCTGGAGTTCGAGGGCTACCGCGCGGTGCTGTGCCCGGCCACCGAGCGGGTGCTGGATTGCATTCGGGAGACGAGACCCGACGTGGTGGTGATGGATTTCCATTTGGGGAGGGTACGGGCTCCAGGTCTCCTCCAGGCCCTGCGGGCTGACCCGGATCTTCGCTCAGCCCGGGTGATCATCGTCTCGGGGGACGACCAGGAGGTGGCCGCCCGCGCCGCCGGCGCCGATCGCTTCCTGCTCAAGCCCTTCGCGATGGAAGAGCTGCTGGAAGCGATCCGGGAGTTGATCCACTCCGAATCGGGGAGGCCGTGA